The Arcobacter sp. F2176 DNA segment TATGAAAAGTATGAGTATATCCTTGATTATGAAAAAATAAAAAGACTTAGAATAAGAGTAAATAGTGTAACTGACTTACTTGAAACAGCATTTAATGGTAAAGTTGTAAATACTAAAAATTCATCAAAATATTCTACTCAAATTGATTTATTTATGAGAACAAAACAAAGAGATTTTGATGTGAATAATGCCTTATCATCTTTAAAAGTAAAAAGCTCAAATGGTAATTTAGTGCCTTTAGTAAGTATTGTAAAAGTAAAAAAAGTAAAAAATGAAAAAACGATATATTCAAAAGATTTGAAAACTATGTTAAATGTAGTGGCAGAAACAGATATGGTATCTCAAATCTATCCACTACTTGATGCTAGAACTTTTATAAAAGAGAATTTTGGTGATGAATATAAAGTGACAAGTGCAAATATGTTAAACCTTTGGCTTACAGATAAAAAGACAGGTGAAAAATTAAAGCTTGTTTGGGATGGAGAATTAAAAGTAACATTAGATACTTTTAGGGATTTAGGTGGGGCTTTTATAGCAGCACTTGTTCTTATATTTTTACTTATGGTTGTTTATTATAAAAACTTTGCTTTAAGTGGAATTGTATTGTTATCAAGCTTCTTATCAATCATTGGTGTGATTTTTGGACATCTATTTGTAGATATAGTTACAACCCACACTTTCTTTTTAACAGCAACTTCTCTTATAGGTTTTATTGCTCTAATTGGTATTAGTTCAAGAAATGCACTTTTACTAATAGATTTTACAAAACATTTAGTTGCAACTGGAATAGAGAAGAAAGAAGCAATAGCAACATCTGCATCAATAAGAGCAAAACCAATTATTCTAACAGCTGCCTCGATTATCCTAGCTTCATTATTACTATCAAACGATGCAGTTTTTGGAGGTCTTGGTGTCTCGTTAATCTTTGGAACAATAGCAGCAGTAATTGCATCAATTTTTGTTGTTCCTGTATTGATTGATAATATTGATGAGAGTGTTTTAAAGGATTAGAAATAATTTGAGAAAATAAAAAAGTGGATTAGTTTTATCACTTTTTTACTTCTCCATACTCTTCTGCCATTTCATCTCCCCATTTTGATAATTGATAAAAAATCGGTATAAGTTTTTCACCATTTTTTGTTATTGTATATTCTACCTTTGGTGGTATGACTGGATAAACTTTTCTTGAAATAAGGTTATGTTTTTCCAAATCCCTAAGGGTTTGAGTCAACATTTTTTGTGTGATTTTCCCTAAAATTTTATGAATTTCATTATATCTCATTGTTCCCTTACTAAGATGCCAAAGAACAAGTCCTTTCCACTTTCCAGATACGATATCTAGGACAAACTCAAAGGAACATGTATAATCTTTTTCTTTGTATTTTATCTGCATTAGTATCCTTTTGGTATGTATATACCTCTTGAGGTAGTTCTTGACAATATAACATATAAAAGTTAAAGTTTCGAAAAAATAAAAGGAAATAATCATGAAAGAAAATTCAATTTTATTCTCTCCTATTACTTTAGGAAATTTAACTTTAAAAAATCGTATTGCAATGGCACCGATGACAAGAACACAAGCTAAAAATAATATACCAACAGAAGATATGATAAGTTATTATGATAGAAGAGCAAAAGGTGGCACAGCATTAATTATAAGTGAAGGAACATTTGTAAATCATGAAGTTGCAAATGGTAATTTTGATGCTCCTGCATTTTATGGTGATGCTTTAATTATGTGGAAAAAACTAGTGGATAAAGTTCACGCTTCTGGGGCAAAAATAATGCCACAACTTTGGCATGCAGGAAACACAAGAAAACTAGGAGTATCTCCAAATGAAAATATGCTAAGTATTGGTCCAATGAATGAATATATTGAAGGTAAACAAACTGTAAGAGCTATGAGTCAAAATGATATAGATGAAGTAATTAAAGCATTTACAAAAGCTGTCCTTGATGCAAAGGAGTTGAATTTTGATGGAGTAGAACTTCTTGCTGCCCATGGATATTTGATAGATCAATTTTTTTGGGAAAAAACAAATCAAAGAACAGATAAATATGGAGGATCATTTACTAATAGATTGCGTTTTGCAAGTGAATTAGTAAAGTCAATAAAAAAAGCAGTAGGAAAAGATTTTCCCGTAGTATTTCGTTTTTCACAATGGAAAACTGGATATTATGATGCAAAAATTGCTAAAAATAAAGAAGAATTAAAAGAGCTTCTTTTATCACTAGTTGAAGCAGGGGTTGATATTTTTCATGTTAGTGAGAGAAGATTTTGGATGCCAGCTTTTAAAGAATCACCACTTACTCTTGCTGCATATGTTAAGAAAATAACAAATAAGCCAGTAATAACAGTTGGAAATATTGGACTTGATGAAGATTTGGAAACTATTAAATTAGTAGAAAAAAAACTACAAGATAATGAGTTTGATATGGTTGCTGTAGGAAGAGCTTTGTTAGCTGATGCTAATTGGGTAAATAAAATAAAAGATAATAGAATAAGTGAAATCATTCCTTTTAATGAAGATTGTTTAAAAGTACTGTATTAAAATCAATGACATACTTGTTAATTTAAGAGCAAAGTAGTTAGAATTTTGCAAAATAAATATTAGGAATATACTATGATAACATGTTATTTAAATTATATAATTGATGCAAATAAAATAAAAGAGTTTGAACATTATGCAAAATTATGGATTCCTTTAGTAAATAAGTTTGGAGGAACACATCATGGATATTTTCTTCCATCAGAAGGAAAAAACAATGTTGCTTTAGCTTTATTTACATTTCCAAGTTTAGCTACTTATGAAAAATATAGAAATGAATCTTTTGAAGATAAAGAGTGTATAGCTGCCTTTAAATATGCAGAAGATACAAATTGCATTATCAGTTATGAAAGAAGCTTTTTTAGACCAGTTTTTAGTTAATAAGAAAATAAAAAGAATTAAAATGAGTAATAAAGTATTTTGGAAAAATCCATATCAGACTGAATTACATACAAGAATAAAATCAATTGATGATAATAAGGTTGAATTAGAAGAGACAATCTTTTATGCTGAATCAGGTGGTCAAGAAAGTGATAAGGGAACAATTAATGGCTTTGAAGTAATTAAGGCAGAGAAATCTGGTAAGTCAATTTTTTATACACTTGAATCAGCCTCTAATTTTGTTATTGGACAAGATGTATTAGTTAAAATTGATTGGACTCGACGGTATAAACTTATGAAATTACACTTTGCGGCTGAAGTTGTATTAGAATTATTTTACAAGAGATTTACTAATCTCGAAAAAATAGGTGCCCACATATCTGAAAATAAAAGTCGAATAGATTTTGAATTGAATGAAAGCATATCTTCTTTGCTTTCTGAAGTTCAAGCAGAAGCACAAAGTTTAATTGATGCAGATTTATTTATTGAAAGTGCTTATTCAGATGAGAAAAACGAACGAAGGTATTGGAAAGTTGAAGATTTTGCACAAGTAGCATGTGGAGGTACTCACTTGAAAAAAACATCAGAAGTAGGGCAATTGATTTTAAAAAGGAAAAATATTGGTAAAGGTAAAGAGAGAGTAGAGATTTATATTAATTAATATATAAGTTTAAATTCTAACTTTTCTCTCATGAATACCTAAGGGTTTTCGCTTCTTCACTTTTTGGTGGCAAAAAGTAAAACCTGTGTTTGCACTCTATTTGAGAAAAAGCCATCAACCATATCAAAGCCCATTGGATTTAATGATTATTGCACTATCAAGAAGTTTTATTTTTCTTGTTATTTTTAGTAATATCAATTGCTGAAGCGGTTACTTTTGTGCTTGCAAGTGTGTTATTTAGAAAAATTAGACCAAAAAAATAGCTTGAGAATATATGTGTAAAAAGTGATATACTAGAAATTAAATACTTTTTGAGTTATAAATACCATGAAAAATAAAACTAAATCATTTTTATAATAGAAAAGTTTTCAAATCTTCGAAAATTTCTTTTTGTTCTTTCTCTGATAGATTGATGTATTTTAAAGTCATAGAAGTAAACATTGCTTCTGAAAATAAGAAAGCTAATCTTAACTTTTTACCTTCATCTGTATTTGTATCAATTGATCCTAGGGCACTGCTATGCCAATCTTGTAATCCTTCGAAAACAGATTTGTCTTGCAAAAGCACAGTAATAACTTTAGATATTTTATCCAATTCTTCATTGCTATTATACTTTGAAATATATTCAATATGTGCTTTTAATTCGGAATATTTTGAATTCGTATCTTTTGACAAATTTTTTATTTGATGGTTATAATCATCATCATTCTTTTCAAAAACTGCTTTTATCATAGCCTCTTTATTTCCAAAAATATATTGAATACCACCTATTGAAATATTTGCTTTTTTAGCTACCTTTCTAATACTTAAACCAGAAATACCTTCATTCAAAATAATATCTTCAATAATACTTATTAAATAGTTTTTATCTATTTTATTTTTTGTACCCAAACGCTTCCTTTTTTCATTTTATATTATTTAATAAAAAATTAAGACTACTTTAAATAGTATTCATGCCATTAAATACATACGTATGTATTGTAAAGGTTAATTAATGAAATTTTGCTTAAAAGGTTTATTTTTATTACTACTTACGATTCTTTTATTAGGATGTGGTAATCAAAAAAAGAATGATTTTTCGGAAGAAAAACAAAAAATTGAAGTTGGATATATAACACTAAATAAACAAGAAGTTCCTTTTCAACAAGAGTTATCAGGAAGAATCAAAGCTATTTACAAATCTGAAGTTAGACCACAAATTGATGGTATTATAAAAAAACGACTTTTTAAAGAAGGAAGTTATGTAAAAAAAGGTGATATTTTATATGTAATCGATCCCGATTCATATCAAGCCACTTATGAAGAAGCATTAGCAACATTAAAAAGTTCAGAAGCAAATTTAATTACACTAAAATTAAAGAATGAGAGATATAAAGAATCTGTAAAGTTTAATGTTATATCTAAACAAGAAGCAGATGATGCCAAAGCTGCTTATTTACAAGCAATTGCTTTGGATGAACAAAATAAAGCTTTGGTAAAAAGTGCTAAAATTAATTTAGATAGAACAAAAATAAAAGCACAAATCTCAGGCTTTATTGGAATATCTAATTACACTGTTGGTGCTTTAGTTTCGCAAAATCAAACAAATGCATTAACTACAATACGAGATACAAATAAAGTATATGTAGATTTAAGTCAATCTAACAATCAACTATTTAAATTGAAAAAATTAAATAAAGATAGAATAAAAGAAGATGAAATAAATGTAAATATCATTTTGCCAGATGATACTGTGTATAAACATACTGGAAAACTCAAACTTCAAGAAATATCAGTTGATGAAGATACTGGATATGTAACTTTAAGAGCAGAATTCCCAAATCCAGATGGAGAATTATTAGATAATATGTTTGTAAATACGGTAATTGAGAGTGGTAGTTCTAGTGCTTTTTTAGTTCCCCAACAAGCTGTTACTTTAGATGCAAAATCTAATTATATTGTTACTACCATTCAAAAAAATAATACTACTGAAACAAAAATAATAACCGTAATAAGAGCAATAGGCAATAAATGGCTTGTAACAGATGGTATTTCACAAACAGATAAAATTATAATTGAGGGTCTAAATAAAATCAATGAAAAAAGTATTGTTATTCCAAAAGATCTTAACAATTTATATGTAGATAACTCAAAAGCAGAAGTAAAATGATAGCTCGTTTTTTTATTAATCATCCTATTTTTGCATGGGTAATATCTTTACTTATAATGTTATTAGGATTACTTTCTATAAAAAATTTACCAGTAGAACAGTATCCAGATATTGCTCCTCCTACAATTAATATTCAAGCAACATACGCTGGAGCAACAGCTAAAACTATTGAAAATAGTATCACTCAACTTATAGAAGAAGAATTAACTGGATTAGATGGATTGTTGTATTTTTCTTCAACTAGCCAAACAGGAAGTTCAAGTATAAATGTTGTATTTGAAAAGGGTGTAGATCCAGATATTGCTCAAGTTAAAGTAAATAATAAGATTCAACAAGTACTTCCAAGACTTCCAGAAGATGTTAGAAAAGAAGGGGTTAGTGTTGTAAAATCACAAGATGATTTTCTTATGATACTTAGTATCCATGATGAATCAGGAAAATCAAGTGAAAATGATATTTCAGATTATTTAATCACCAATATAAAAGATGGACTTTCTAGAATAAATGGTGTTGGTGGAGTTGAACTTTTTGGTTCAGAATATGCAATGAGAGTTTGGATAGATCCCAAAAAACTTAAATCTTATAATCTAATGCCTTCTGATATTAATAATGCAATTTTAAAACAAAATGCACAAGTATCTGCAGGAAGTATTGGAGCAAGACCACAGGTAAAAGGTCAAGAGTTAAATGCAGATGTTGTATCAAGAAGTAAATTAGAAAATGCAAAAGAGTTTGAAAATATTGTAATAAAAAGTAATAAAAATGGTGCAGATGTTCTTTTAAAAGATGTTGCAAAAGTTGTATTAGGTAGTAATGATTACTCTTTTATATCAAAAAATAATGGATATCAAGCAAGTGGTATAGGTGTAAAATTATCTTCTGGTGCAAATGCTGTTGATGTAGCAAAAAGAGTTAGAGAATATTTATCATCATTTGAAAACTCTTTACCAAGTGGATACATAATTTCATATCCATATGATACAACTATTTTTATTGAAGAATCTATAAAAGAAGTTGTAAAAACACTATTTGAAGCTGTGTTTTTGGTAGTCGTTGTAATGTTTGTTTTTCTTAATAGTTGGCGAGCAACTATAATCCCTGCTATTGCAGTACCCGTGGTACTGCTTGGTACCTTTGCTATTTTGAATTTTTTAGGATTTACAATAAACTCTTTAACTATGTTTGCAATGGTATTATCCATAGGTTTATTAGTTGATGATGCAATTGTTGTTGTTGAAAATGTAGAAAGGAATATGAGAGAAAAAAAGCTTTGTGCTAAAGAAGCAACTATTATAGCAATGGATGAAATCACGAGTGCTTTAATTGGAGTTGCAACTGTACTTTCTGTAGTATTTTTGCCAATGATATTTTTTACAGGTTCTACTGGAATTATATATAAACAATTTGCAGTTACAATTATATCTTCAATGGTTTTATCAGTTGTTGTAGCCTTGACACTATCTCCTGCTATTTGTGCTACCTTTTTAAAACCTCATAATCCAAATAAAAAGAGTAATGATGTACTTGATTGGTTTAATAGAAAATTCACTAATTTAACAAAAAAATATAAATCAGGAATTTTTAAATTTATTAATGCTCCTATGAGATCACTTGTTGCTTATATTGCAATAATAGCTGTAAGTATTTTATTTTTTGTAAAATTGCCTACGGGATTTATACCACCTGAAGATCAAGGTGATTTGATGATTCAATTTACCCTTCCAGCTGGTGCAAGTACAACACGTTCTGAAAATACTGAAAAAATAATAAGAGATTATTTTTTAACAGAAGAAAAAAGTAATATAAATTCTATTTTTTCAATTGTTGGTTTTACTTTTTCAGGAAATGGACAAAATGGAGGATTAGGATTTGTTGAGTTAAAAAATTGGGATCAAAGAGCTGGTATAGAAAATAGTGCAGATTCCATTGCTAATAGAGCAATGATGAAGTTTACAGATAATAAGTCAAAATATTTTATAAGAGATGCACAAGTATTTGTAATGAATCCATCTTCTGTTCCTGGTTTAGGTAATACAGATGGCTTTGAATTTCAATTGCAAGCTGGTGCTAAAATGACAAGAGATGATTTATCAGTAGCAAAAGATTCTTTATTAAAAAAAATAAATTCAAATAAATTGATAGTAAATGCAAGAGTTGAAGGAACTGAAGAGACACCAAAATTAAAACTTGATTATGATAAGAAAAAAATCTTTTCATTGGGATTATCTTATGATGATATTGATAATACCCTAAATACAGCTTGGGCAGGTTCTTATGTTAATGATTTTATTGATAAATCAAGAATAAAAAGAGTCTATGTACAAGCTGATGCAAAATACCGATCTAAACCTGAAGATTTATATCAATGGAATGTTAGAAATAATGAAAATAAAATGGTCTCTTTTGAAGAGTTTACTAATATCTCTTGGAAAAAATCTGAGAAATCATTGACAAGATATAATGGCTTAGCTTCTTATTTAATTCAAGGTGAAGCTGCTTTTGGGGTAAGTTCTGGAGTTGCAATGGATGAGATGGAAAGATTAGCAAAACTTAATAATAAAGATACTAAATATGCATGGAGTGGCTTATCTTATCAAGAAAGATTGTCAAGCGGTCAAGCTATATATTTATACGTATTATCTTTAGTTGTTATATTTTTATGTTTAGCTGCTTTATATGAGAGTTGGAGTATTCCTTTTTCTGTTTTATTAGCTGTACCCTTAGGAGTTGTTGGAGCCGTTATTGCAGTATATTTTAGAGGATTAAACAATGACATTTATTTTCAAGTTGCACTTTTAACAACAATTGGATTGGTCTCTAAAAATGCAATATTGATAGTTGAGTTTGTTGAAAATGCATATAAAAAAGGTGAATCATTAACAGTTGCAGCAGTAAAAGGAGCAACTTTAAGATTTAGACCAATAATTATGACTTCATTAGCTTTTATTGCTGGTATTATTCCTTTAGCAATTTCAACAGGGGCAGGAGCAAATAGTAGGATTTCAATAGGTACAGGAATTATTGGTGGTACACTAACAGCCACGCTCTTAGTAATATTTTATGTTCCTCTTTTATTCATTTTAATAAAAAAAGTATTTGAAAAAAAAGAGATAAAAGGTACAAAAGATGTTTAAATTTTTATTTATTTTAATAAATATTCTTATATTTACAGGATGTAGTTTAAAGCCAGAAATTGCATATAATAACTCTATAATACCACCTAAATTTAAGGATGCAGTAGATAAAAATACTAAGGTAGAATATATACAACCAAAGTGGGAAGATTTTGTAAAAAATGATAAATTAAAGAAATTGATTAAATTGGCTCTTGAAAATAATAGAGATTTAAAAATAGCAATTTTAAATATAGAATCAGCAAGAGCTACATATAAAATAGAAAAATCAAAATATTTTCCTTCTATTGATGCAAAAGCCAATAATACAAACTCAAGAAACATTACATCAAATAATAATACAGAAATCTCTCGTACATATTCTTCAAAATTTGGAGCTTCTTATGAGCTTGATTTATTTGGGAAAATTAGAAATTCAAATGATTTTGCATTACAAAGTTATTTAGCTACAAAATATGCAACAACTGCAACAAAAATTAGTTTAATCTCTGAAGTTATTAATAGTTGGAATACTCTTTGTGCAAATATTGAACAGTTGAAAATATTAGAAAAAAGTATTGAAAATTTAACTTTATCATATGAATTAACACAAAAAAAATTTGATATGGGTATTGCCTTAATTGATGATGCTCTTAGTGCAAAAACGAGTTTAAAAGAAGCAGAAGTAAGCCTTTTAAATCAGAAAACAATTATTGAAAAAAATAAGAATACGTTAGAACTCTTGGTAGCAACAACAATTCCTAAAAATTTAATACCAACTGGTTTTGAAGAAAATGAAAAAAGTCTTATGCTAATTCGACCTGGAATTTCATCAAAAGTTTTATTTTCACGCCCTGATATTATTCAAGCTGAATACAATTTAAAAGCAAAAAATGCAAATATAGGTGTTGCAAGAGCTGCATTTTTCCCTTCAATTAGTTTAACAGCAGATTATGGTCTTGCAAGTAATTCTTTGAGTTCATTGTTTAATGGAAATTCTCATACTGTGTGGTCTTTTATACCAAGTATTAATTTACCTATTTTTAAAGGAGGTGAAAATATGGCAAATTTGGATTATGCTAAAGCTCAACAAAAAATAGCTCTTGCTCAATATGAAAAAACCATACAGTCTGCATTTAAAGATGTATCTGATGCATTGAGTGAAAGATCGAATATAACTAAACAGCTCAAGGCACAAAAAGATTTAGTAAATACAGCAAAAAAAAGTTATGACATATCTTTAAATTCTTATAAGTATGGATTAGGGAACTATTTAAATGTTTTAATTTCACAAAAAAAGTTTTTTGATTCAAAAAGGGCTTTAATTGATACTGAATTAAGTGAGTTAATAAATAGAGTAAATTTATATACTTCTTTAGGAGGTAATGAGAAAATAGATTAAATCTATTTTCTTTTTTTTATTTTTATTTCAACTCAAAAGGGGTTTCTTGATAAACGAAATAATTTAACCAATTAGCAAATAATAAATGGGCAGCTGAACGCCATTTTACTTTTGGGCCTTTTTCTGGGTCATTGTTTTTAAAATAGTTTTTAGGTACCTCTATCTCAAGCCCTTTTTCTACATCCCTTAAATACTCTTTTTGTAAAGAATCAAAATCATACTCAACATGTCCACTCATAAATACATGTTTTCTATCCTTTGAAGCTACTAAACAAACACCTGAATCTTCTGAATATAGAAGTAATTCTAAATCATCAACCTTATCAATATCTTCTTTTAAAACAGTTGTATATCTTGAGTGTGGAATATAAGCTTCATCATCAAAACCTCTTAAAAGAGGGTTTGTTTTATTGAATAAATCATGTTCAAAAACACCAAATGTTTTTTTGTCTTGTTCATATTTTGGTATTCCATGATGATAATAAAGCCCTGCTTGTGAGCCCCAACAAATATGCAAAGTAGATGTAATATTTGTCTTTGAGTATTCCATAATTTGTGTCAACTCTTCCCAATAAGAAACCTCTTCAAAAGGCATAGTCTCTATGGGAGCCCCTGTTATTATTAGTCCATCAAAATTGTGTTCTTTTATCTCTTCAAAGGTTTTATAAAAACTTTCTAAATGATCTTCTGAAGTATTTTTTGATTGATATGTTGCCGTTTTCAAAAGGGTAATCTCTGTTTGTAGGGGAGTATTCCCTAAAAGTCTTAATAATTGAGTTTCTGTTTCTACTTTATTTGGCATCAAATTTAGTATTAAAATTTTTAGAGGTCGAATATCTTGTTTCATAGCTTTTTTATCATTCATGATAAAAATATTCTCTTTTTGTAAAATTTTAACAGCTGGGAGTTTTCTAGGAATAACAATAGGCATATTAACCTCCTTAATAATTTTTGGAAATTATAACATTAAAGTAATAAAAAGAGCAGATTGTATTATTTTTGCTAGATAAAATAAAATAGTTTTTATGTATCAATATGCTAGAATAGAAACCAATTTATTAATAAAAAGGACAAAGATTGCCATATTTGAAAAATATAATATTACTTGTAATAACAGTATCATTTTTTACTGGATGTGTTTCCATAAAAAAAGAGAATGTTCAAGAGATGTTTCAATCAAACAATGCTGTTGAGATAAAAAGTGATTATAAAAAAATCAGTAAATTAGTTATTAGATTAAAAGAAAAACTTGATAAACGAAATCCAAGAGCTTATGATGAAAATTTAGCAAGTAAAATTTATACTGAAATTGACAATTTACAAGATACTGTAAACTTAAAATTTAAAAATAATGAGGTAAGCTCGTATAAAAGTTATTTACAAATTGCTTTTAGTAAAGATGATATTAAAAATAGAAATGATTATTTGATACTTGGCTTATATAAAAACATTTATGATGCATATGATATGTCTAGTAGTTATAAGATAACTGCTTTTTCATATGATAAAGAGAAGCTTTTAAAACTTTACAATAATTTGCAAATATTAGCTTGGAAAATTAAAGTTGAAAAAGATTTAAGCAATAATTACCTTTTTTTAACTTGGCAAAATAATTGGCAAATAGAATTAGAAAAAAAAGTTAAAGCTGGATTAAAACCAACTTGGAAAGATTTTGAAAATCTTGCTTTTATTAAAAATGGACAAGAGAGTATTTTTGGATATTCAAATTTATCATTTGAACATATTCTTTTACAAATGAAAGCTAGAGTAGGTACTACTTTAGAAAGACTAGGAACTGAACCTACCCAAATGAGTTTAAATACTATAAAATCATTATTTATCTTTTTATAGGATTAAAAACTCTTTCTTAGTTTGTGTGTAATTGTAAACAAAACTGGTAGATAAATAAGATTTAAAATTGTTCCCCATAAAAGCCCAAAGCCAAGTCCTATGGCTATGGGTTGAAATATAACTGCTTGCCCTGATGGAAAAAATATCAACGAACTCATACCTATTAGTGTTGTAATTGTTGTAATGAAAATTGGTCTAAATCTTTTTGTTGCTCTAGAAAAAATCTCATCTATATTTTTTGCCTTTTTTAAATATGTCATCATAATAATTCCATCATTTATGACAACTCCTGCTAACCCAAGTGCTCCAATAAGTGAAGGCATTGAAAGATTTAAGCCCATAATATTATGACCTATTAAAACTCCTAATAATGAGAAAGGGATAACACTCATCAAAATAAAAGTTTCCCTAAAAGAATTAAATAAGTACAACATTGACAACATAATTAAAACAAAAGTTAATGTAGAAGCAAATAACATATCACTTCTTAAGCTTGCTTGTTTCTCTGCTTCACCTTTTAGAACTAATTTAATCCCTTCATTTTTAAACCTATCTAAAATAGGTTTTATCTTTTCTAAGGCTTCACTTGCAGTTAGAATTTCAGGATCAACATTTGCATAAACATAAAAATTCTTTTCTCCATC contains these protein-coding regions:
- the metA gene encoding homoserine O-succinyltransferase; translated protein: MPIVIPRKLPAVKILQKENIFIMNDKKAMKQDIRPLKILILNLMPNKVETETQLLRLLGNTPLQTEITLLKTATYQSKNTSEDHLESFYKTFEEIKEHNFDGLIITGAPIETMPFEEVSYWEELTQIMEYSKTNITSTLHICWGSQAGLYYHHGIPKYEQDKKTFGVFEHDLFNKTNPLLRGFDDEAYIPHSRYTTVLKEDIDKVDDLELLLYSEDSGVCLVASKDRKHVFMSGHVEYDFDSLQKEYLRDVEKGLEIEVPKNYFKNNDPEKGPKVKWRSAAHLLFANWLNYFVYQETPFELK
- a CDS encoding efflux transporter outer membrane subunit, whose product is MFKFLFILINILIFTGCSLKPEIAYNNSIIPPKFKDAVDKNTKVEYIQPKWEDFVKNDKLKKLIKLALENNRDLKIAILNIESARATYKIEKSKYFPSIDAKANNTNSRNITSNNNTEISRTYSSKFGASYELDLFGKIRNSNDFALQSYLATKYATTATKISLISEVINSWNTLCANIEQLKILEKSIENLTLSYELTQKKFDMGIALIDDALSAKTSLKEAEVSLLNQKTIIEKNKNTLELLVATTIPKNLIPTGFEENEKSLMLIRPGISSKVLFSRPDIIQAEYNLKAKNANIGVARAAFFPSISLTADYGLASNSLSSLFNGNSHTVWSFIPSINLPIFKGGENMANLDYAKAQQKIALAQYEKTIQSAFKDVSDALSERSNITKQLKAQKDLVNTAKKSYDISLNSYKYGLGNYLNVLISQKKFFDSKRALIDTELSELINRVNLYTSLGGNEKID
- a CDS encoding efflux RND transporter permease subunit, yielding MIARFFINHPIFAWVISLLIMLLGLLSIKNLPVEQYPDIAPPTINIQATYAGATAKTIENSITQLIEEELTGLDGLLYFSSTSQTGSSSINVVFEKGVDPDIAQVKVNNKIQQVLPRLPEDVRKEGVSVVKSQDDFLMILSIHDESGKSSENDISDYLITNIKDGLSRINGVGGVELFGSEYAMRVWIDPKKLKSYNLMPSDINNAILKQNAQVSAGSIGARPQVKGQELNADVVSRSKLENAKEFENIVIKSNKNGADVLLKDVAKVVLGSNDYSFISKNNGYQASGIGVKLSSGANAVDVAKRVREYLSSFENSLPSGYIISYPYDTTIFIEESIKEVVKTLFEAVFLVVVVMFVFLNSWRATIIPAIAVPVVLLGTFAILNFLGFTINSLTMFAMVLSIGLLVDDAIVVVENVERNMREKKLCAKEATIIAMDEITSALIGVATVLSVVFLPMIFFTGSTGIIYKQFAVTIISSMVLSVVVALTLSPAICATFLKPHNPNKKSNDVLDWFNRKFTNLTKKYKSGIFKFINAPMRSLVAYIAIIAVSILFFVKLPTGFIPPEDQGDLMIQFTLPAGASTTRSENTEKIIRDYFLTEEKSNINSIFSIVGFTFSGNGQNGGLGFVELKNWDQRAGIENSADSIANRAMMKFTDNKSKYFIRDAQVFVMNPSSVPGLGNTDGFEFQLQAGAKMTRDDLSVAKDSLLKKINSNKLIVNARVEGTEETPKLKLDYDKKKIFSLGLSYDDIDNTLNTAWAGSYVNDFIDKSRIKRVYVQADAKYRSKPEDLYQWNVRNNENKMVSFEEFTNISWKKSEKSLTRYNGLASYLIQGEAAFGVSSGVAMDEMERLAKLNNKDTKYAWSGLSYQERLSSGQAIYLYVLSLVVIFLCLAALYESWSIPFSVLLAVPLGVVGAVIAVYFRGLNNDIYFQVALLTTIGLVSKNAILIVEFVENAYKKGESLTVAAVKGATLRFRPIIMTSLAFIAGIIPLAISTGAGANSRISIGTGIIGGTLTATLLVIFYVPLLFILIKKVFEKKEIKGTKDV